The Micromonospora sp. NBC_01740 genome includes a window with the following:
- a CDS encoding MurR/RpiR family transcriptional regulator: MNEGAVVAPTERVLDLFQGVRLTPTQRRIAHCLVQHAPAAAYLSAAEVAELAGVSQPSVTRFAVALGHDGYPALRRRLRELSAGAPGDATGADNELQQAVRAEIGNLDRLAGQLADRDRIAETGRLLAASRPLPVLGLRAAAPLAAYFAYFAAKVHPDVRVLDDGGSLLTDRLEQAAEAGAGALLAFVLPRYPRETLDALREARAAGLTVVAITDSPVSPATEHADVVLPAAVGAQLVFDLHTAPMTLAMVLLQAICDATPTDTQRRLEAFEASAARRQLFLG, encoded by the coding sequence ATGAATGAGGGAGCTGTCGTGGCGCCCACCGAGCGGGTGCTGGACCTGTTCCAGGGGGTCCGGCTCACCCCCACCCAGCGCCGCATCGCGCACTGCCTCGTGCAGCACGCGCCGGCCGCCGCGTACCTGTCGGCGGCCGAGGTCGCCGAGCTGGCGGGGGTCAGCCAGCCGTCGGTCACCCGGTTCGCGGTCGCGCTAGGCCACGACGGCTACCCCGCGCTGCGCCGCCGGCTGCGCGAGCTGTCCGCCGGCGCCCCGGGCGACGCGACCGGCGCCGACAACGAGCTCCAGCAGGCGGTACGCGCCGAGATCGGCAACCTCGACCGCCTCGCCGGGCAGCTCGCCGACCGGGACCGGATCGCCGAGACCGGGAGGCTGCTGGCCGCCAGCCGCCCCCTGCCGGTGCTGGGCCTGCGCGCCGCCGCCCCGCTGGCCGCCTACTTCGCCTACTTCGCCGCCAAGGTGCACCCCGACGTACGGGTGCTCGACGACGGCGGCAGCCTGCTCACCGACCGCCTCGAACAGGCCGCCGAGGCCGGGGCGGGCGCCCTGCTCGCCTTCGTCCTGCCCCGCTATCCCCGGGAGACCCTGGACGCGCTGCGCGAGGCGCGGGCCGCCGGCCTCACCGTGGTGGCCATCACCGACTCACCGGTCAGCCCGGCCACCGAGCACGCCGACGTGGTGCTGCCCGCCGCGGTCGGCGCGCAGCTCGTCTTCGACCTGCACACCGCGCCGATGACCCTGGCCATGGTGCTGCTCCAGGCCATCTGCGACGCCACCCCGACCGACACCCAGCGCCGGCTGGAGGCCTTCGAAGCCTCCGCCGCCCGCCGCCAGTTGTTCCTCGGATGA